Proteins encoded within one genomic window of Rossellomorea vietnamensis:
- a CDS encoding homogentisate 1,2-dioxygenase, translating to MYYRQLGNIPHKRHTMFKKEDGTLYREQVMGTKGFSGTQSILYHHHLPTAVAKTKFLGSYMPEFEEEGALRHRHFFTDKVEKKGCALKSREYLLGNSDLLIGTAYVTEEMTSFYRNGDGDEMLYIHFGKGKVETMFGTITYGKGDYVVIPIGTIYRVVPEEETKMLIVESFSQITTPRRYRNEYGQLLEHSPFCERDLRGPEKLETKNEKGEFEVITKSRGALHSHVLDHHPLDVVGWDGYLYPWVFNIEDFEPITGRVHQPPPVHQTFEGHNFVVCSFVPRLYDYHPESIPAPYNHSNVNSDELLYYVEGNFMSRKGIKEGSITLHPSGIPHGPHPGTTEASIGKKETLELAVMIDTFKPLKIVKEANDVEDQNYMFTWV from the coding sequence ATGTACTATCGTCAATTGGGGAACATACCTCATAAACGTCACACCATGTTTAAAAAGGAAGACGGAACGCTTTACAGGGAGCAGGTCATGGGAACGAAGGGATTTTCGGGAACCCAATCGATCCTGTATCATCATCACTTGCCCACGGCTGTGGCGAAAACAAAGTTTTTAGGCAGTTATATGCCGGAATTTGAGGAAGAGGGTGCTCTGCGTCATCGACATTTCTTTACAGACAAAGTCGAGAAGAAAGGCTGTGCCTTAAAGAGCCGTGAGTATTTACTTGGTAACTCCGATTTATTGATTGGAACCGCCTATGTCACGGAAGAGATGACAAGCTTTTACCGGAATGGTGACGGTGATGAAATGCTTTATATCCATTTTGGTAAAGGAAAGGTAGAGACGATGTTCGGAACGATCACGTATGGAAAAGGTGATTATGTGGTGATTCCGATCGGAACCATCTACCGGGTCGTTCCTGAAGAAGAGACGAAGATGCTGATCGTCGAGTCCTTCAGCCAGATCACCACTCCTCGTCGCTATCGTAACGAGTACGGGCAGCTGCTGGAACACAGTCCGTTTTGTGAGCGTGATCTGCGGGGACCTGAGAAGCTTGAAACGAAGAATGAAAAGGGAGAGTTTGAAGTGATCACCAAATCCAGGGGTGCGCTTCATTCCCATGTCTTGGATCATCATCCACTGGACGTCGTCGGATGGGATGGATATTTATATCCATGGGTATTCAACATAGAGGATTTCGAGCCGATCACCGGCCGTGTCCATCAGCCGCCGCCTGTCCACCAGACGTTTGAAGGTCATAACTTCGTCGTATGTTCATTCGTGCCGCGATTATATGATTATCATCCTGAATCGATCCCGGCTCCCTATAACCACAGCAATGTGAACAGTGATGAACTGCTGTATTATGTGGAAGGGAATTTCATGAGCAGGAAGGGGATCAAGGAAGGGTCGATCACCCTCCATCCGAGTGGAATTCCACACGGGCCTCATCCAGGAACAACGGAAGCCAGTATCGGAAAAAAAGAAACCTTGGAGCTCGCTGTCATGATCGATACCTTCAAACCGTTGAAAATCGTCAAAGAAGCAAACGATGTCGAAGATCAGAATTATATGTTTACATGGGTATAA
- the ilvD gene encoding dihydroxy-acid dehydratase produces MRSDMIKKGIDRAPHRSLLYATGVKLEDMEKPFIGVCNSYIDIIPGHMHLNGFAQVVKEAIREAGGIPFEFNTIGVDDGIAMGHIGMRYSLPSRELIADSAETVINAHWFDGVFYIPNCDKITPGMLMASVRTNVPSVFVSGGPMEAGVSSEGKPLSLVSVFEGVGAHQSGRMTAEQLLDIEANACPTCGSCSGMFTANSMNSLMEMLGMAPPGNGTIVATSEERHKLIKDAAKHLVEMVKKDIKPRDIITEDTIDDAFALDMAMGGSTNTVLHTLAIANEAEIDYDINRINKVAERVPYLSKISPASDYSMQDVHNAGGVSAIIKELCEMEAVHKDRITVTGKSLYENVKDAHIQNDDVIRRRENAHSPVGGLSVLFGNIAPNGGVIKVGAVDPSIKTFMGEAIVYESQDEALAGIESGEVKEGHVVVIRYEGPKGGPGMPEMLAPTAAIAGRGLEKQVALMTDGRFSGASRGISIGHVSPEAAEGGPIGVVENGDPIFIDLTNRTISLMVSEEELRFRQQEWVQPPPKIKKGYLARYAKLVTSASTGGILKTE; encoded by the coding sequence GTGCGAAGTGACATGATCAAGAAAGGGATCGACCGGGCTCCCCACCGCAGTTTACTCTATGCGACGGGAGTCAAGCTCGAAGACATGGAAAAACCATTTATCGGGGTATGTAATTCTTATATCGACATCATCCCCGGTCATATGCATTTAAACGGATTCGCCCAGGTGGTGAAAGAAGCGATCCGGGAAGCGGGGGGAATCCCGTTCGAATTCAATACGATCGGTGTCGACGACGGGATCGCCATGGGACATATCGGGATGAGGTACTCACTCCCGAGTCGCGAACTGATCGCCGACTCGGCAGAAACCGTCATCAATGCTCACTGGTTCGACGGAGTATTCTACATTCCAAACTGTGACAAGATCACACCGGGAATGCTGATGGCATCAGTCAGAACCAATGTCCCTTCCGTTTTTGTATCGGGTGGCCCGATGGAAGCAGGAGTCTCAAGTGAAGGGAAGCCATTATCACTCGTATCCGTTTTCGAAGGGGTCGGCGCCCACCAGTCAGGAAGGATGACGGCAGAACAGCTTCTCGATATCGAAGCAAATGCCTGTCCGACCTGTGGGTCATGCTCCGGGATGTTCACGGCGAACTCCATGAATTCCCTGATGGAAATGCTAGGAATGGCTCCACCGGGGAACGGGACGATCGTAGCCACCTCAGAAGAACGTCACAAATTGATCAAAGACGCAGCGAAACATCTTGTGGAAATGGTGAAAAAAGATATCAAGCCACGAGACATCATAACAGAGGACACCATCGATGACGCATTCGCCTTAGACATGGCGATGGGAGGCTCGACGAATACCGTCCTCCATACGCTGGCAATTGCCAATGAGGCGGAAATCGATTACGACATCAACCGGATCAATAAAGTCGCAGAAAGGGTTCCCTATCTATCCAAGATAAGCCCGGCCTCGGATTACTCCATGCAGGATGTTCACAATGCCGGAGGGGTCAGCGCCATCATTAAAGAGCTCTGTGAAATGGAAGCCGTACACAAAGACCGCATCACCGTTACAGGGAAATCCCTTTATGAAAATGTGAAGGATGCTCATATTCAAAATGATGATGTCATACGCCGCAGGGAAAATGCCCACAGTCCAGTCGGGGGATTATCCGTCCTCTTCGGGAATATCGCTCCTAATGGCGGTGTCATCAAAGTGGGGGCAGTCGACCCATCCATTAAAACATTCATGGGCGAGGCGATTGTATATGAATCCCAGGATGAGGCACTTGCCGGAATTGAAAGCGGAGAAGTGAAAGAAGGTCATGTTGTCGTCATCAGATATGAAGGTCCAAAGGGCGGACCGGGAATGCCGGAGATGCTGGCACCGACGGCAGCCATTGCAGGACGCGGACTTGAGAAGCAAGTCGCACTCATGACAGACGGCAGATTTTCAGGAGCATCCCGGGGCATTTCAATCGGGCATGTCTCCCCTGAAGCAGCTGAAGGAGGACCGATCGGTGTTGTGGAAAATGGAGATCCCATCTTCATTGATCTAACGAACCGGACGATTTCCCTTATGGTTTCTGAAGAAGAGTTGAGGTTCAGACAACAGGAGTGGGTACAGCCTCCTCCGAAAATCAAAAAAGGGTATCTTGCAAGATACGCAAAACTTGTTACATCAGCAAGTACAGGTGGGATCTTGAAAACCGAATAA
- a CDS encoding flavin reductase family protein, protein MDIKPQTLEWQSAYKLMIGSILPRPIAFVSSIDEKGNANLAPYSFFTAISAEPMLVCFSPMRRGKDGSKKDTLRNIEKTKEFVINIVSEEFVEEMNNCAIEFDSDVDEFEQVGLTKKESITVKPPGVTESKVQLECVLHEVLHFGDHPGAGSLVIGKVECVRINDELYYDGKIDSEKLKPVGRLAGQMYTKPLSDSFELIRKR, encoded by the coding sequence ATGGACATCAAACCCCAGACCCTTGAGTGGCAGTCAGCGTATAAATTGATGATCGGCTCGATTCTGCCAAGACCGATTGCCTTTGTTTCATCCATTGATGAAAAAGGGAATGCGAACCTCGCTCCATACAGCTTCTTTACGGCGATTTCTGCAGAGCCTATGCTCGTCTGCTTCTCTCCTATGAGAAGAGGGAAAGATGGCAGCAAAAAGGATACTCTTCGAAATATCGAGAAAACGAAGGAATTTGTCATCAACATCGTCAGTGAAGAGTTTGTGGAGGAGATGAATAACTGTGCCATCGAATTTGATTCCGACGTGGATGAATTTGAACAGGTCGGACTGACGAAGAAAGAGTCCATCACTGTAAAGCCTCCTGGAGTGACGGAAAGCAAGGTTCAGTTGGAATGCGTGCTTCATGAGGTCCTTCACTTCGGCGATCATCCCGGTGCAGGAAGCCTTGTCATCGGGAAGGTGGAGTGTGTCAGGATCAATGATGAACTCTACTATGACGGGAAAATAGATTCAGAGAAACTCAAACCGGTGGGAAGGCTTGCCGGCCAGATGTACACCAAACCATTATCCGATTCATTTGAATTGATTCGAAAAAGGTGA
- a CDS encoding dihydrolipoamide acetyltransferase family protein: protein MEVKLHDIGEGMTEANINHFLVKVGDVVRADQPLVEVQTDKMTAEIPAPFSGVIKEFTVSEGETIPVGSTVLLMEKESRDESRRTVPQTIQFTKKKRILASPYTRKIARENGVNIEEVVGSGAGGRIVDEDVLLYMKGEVGTPPKPEVETVPAVQVSPAETAPKTIPFRGRRKQIASKMAQSLRTIPHCTHFEEIDVTNLLIWKETMKRSGQSISMGAYFIKALSVCLKEFPIFNARLNEEKECIELQPHHNIGVAVDTDDGLIVPVIKGVEGMTMVEIQAEMKALTVKAQEGKLTMKEIKGGTFTVSNVGPLDGSIGATPIINEPEVALIAFHKTKKRPMVNEHDDIVVRSMMNVSMSFDHRVVDGGTAVTFTNRLRDLIEEPQSMLLELI from the coding sequence ATGGAAGTTAAGCTTCATGATATCGGGGAAGGGATGACCGAAGCTAATATCAATCACTTTCTTGTGAAGGTGGGGGATGTGGTGAGAGCGGATCAACCACTTGTAGAGGTACAAACAGATAAAATGACGGCGGAGATCCCGGCACCGTTTTCAGGTGTGATCAAGGAATTCACCGTAAGTGAAGGGGAGACCATTCCCGTTGGATCGACGGTATTGTTGATGGAAAAGGAAAGCAGGGATGAAAGCCGCCGTACCGTTCCCCAAACGATTCAGTTCACGAAGAAGAAGAGGATCCTTGCTTCCCCGTATACGAGAAAAATCGCAAGGGAAAATGGAGTCAATATAGAAGAAGTGGTCGGTTCAGGGGCCGGGGGCAGAATCGTCGATGAAGATGTTCTCCTCTATATGAAAGGCGAAGTAGGGACACCTCCAAAACCTGAAGTGGAAACTGTGCCTGCTGTTCAGGTAAGTCCAGCAGAAACCGCGCCGAAGACCATCCCTTTCAGGGGCAGGCGAAAACAAATTGCTTCCAAGATGGCTCAATCACTCAGAACCATCCCTCACTGCACCCATTTTGAAGAAATCGACGTGACGAATCTATTAATCTGGAAAGAGACAATGAAAAGAAGTGGTCAGTCCATTTCCATGGGTGCTTATTTTATCAAAGCTCTTTCTGTCTGTTTAAAAGAGTTCCCAATTTTCAATGCCCGCCTCAATGAAGAAAAAGAATGCATCGAGCTTCAGCCACACCATAATATCGGTGTCGCAGTCGACACGGATGATGGTCTGATCGTTCCTGTCATCAAAGGGGTGGAAGGAATGACAATGGTCGAAATTCAAGCTGAAATGAAGGCCCTCACCGTCAAGGCTCAGGAAGGCAAGCTTACGATGAAAGAGATCAAAGGAGGTACCTTCACGGTCAGTAATGTCGGCCCGCTGGACGGCTCGATCGGGGCCACCCCGATCATAAATGAACCGGAAGTAGCCCTCATCGCTTTTCATAAAACGAAGAAGCGTCCGATGGTGAACGAACACGATGACATTGTCGTCCGCTCCATGATGAATGTCTCCATGTCCTTTGATCACAGAGTGGTGGATGGCGGGACGGCCGTGACATTTACAAATCGTTTGAGAGATTTGATCGAAGAGCCTCAATCCATGCTTTTGGAGTTGATATAA
- the ilvE gene encoding branched-chain-amino-acid transaminase, with amino-acid sequence MNEQWIYLDGQYVKKEDAVVSVYDHGFLYGDGVFEGIRMYDGNVFRLDEHVDRLYDSAKSIMLHIELSKEEMSDIIVDTLKKNKLENAYIRVVISRGVGNLGLDPFTCRKPQIIVIAEQLALFPKSLYETGIDIVTVASRRNRADVLSPKVKSLNYLNNILVKIEANLAGVSEALMLNDQGYVAEGSADNIFIVKKGKILTPPGYVGALEGITRNAIIEIAEKAGFVMKEEVFTRHDVYTADEVFLTGTAAEVIAVVKVDGRVIGDGKPGKYTNQLLQEFRNTVTQDGRKVYKQNAQVG; translated from the coding sequence ATGAACGAACAGTGGATCTACTTAGACGGGCAATACGTAAAAAAGGAAGACGCAGTTGTATCTGTGTACGACCATGGTTTTCTATATGGAGATGGAGTGTTCGAAGGGATTCGAATGTACGATGGGAACGTGTTCCGTCTGGATGAACATGTTGATCGCCTTTATGACTCAGCAAAATCCATCATGTTGCACATTGAACTCTCTAAAGAAGAAATGAGCGACATTATCGTTGATACATTGAAAAAAAATAAACTCGAGAATGCCTACATACGTGTGGTCATTTCCAGGGGTGTTGGAAACCTGGGGCTGGATCCATTCACTTGCAGGAAGCCACAGATCATCGTCATTGCTGAACAGCTGGCTCTATTCCCTAAAAGCTTATATGAAACGGGCATCGATATCGTTACCGTCGCAAGCCGGCGAAATCGTGCAGATGTACTTTCACCTAAAGTTAAATCATTAAACTATTTAAATAACATTCTCGTTAAAATCGAAGCAAATCTTGCAGGCGTCAGCGAAGCATTGATGTTGAACGATCAAGGATATGTAGCAGAAGGATCGGCCGATAACATCTTCATTGTGAAGAAAGGAAAAATCCTTACACCGCCGGGGTACGTAGGGGCCCTCGAAGGGATCACCCGGAATGCCATCATCGAAATCGCCGAAAAAGCAGGTTTCGTGATGAAAGAAGAAGTTTTCACCCGACATGATGTATACACGGCAGATGAAGTGTTCTTAACAGGGACAGCCGCTGAAGTCATCGCCGTTGTAAAAGTTGACGGACGTGTCATCGGAGACGGAAAACCTGGGAAGTATACGAATCAATTATTGCAGGAATTCAGAAATACTGTCACGCAGGATGGAAGAAAAGTTTACAAACAAAATGCTCAAGTCGGCTAA
- the hisC gene encoding histidinol-phosphate transaminase translates to MALKFKTREAVTHIAPYVLGKTLLDLKKEHGLSSIRKLSENENIYGCSPKVKEWFKENGSDLFLYPDGAAVDLSQKVSAFLGVPKEQLVFGNGSDEVIRLLTRAYLSSGDEAIMADVTFPRYQTNVLLEGGTPVIVPLVAGTHDLQGMHDHITPRTKLIFVCNPNNPTGTIVGKRELLQFIESVPSHVLVVVDEAYMEYVTTDDYLETLPLLTAFENLIVLRTFSKIYGLAGLRVGFGVMNEEIAEQLRKVKDVFNVNTVAQKSAIIALEDQAFIRECTHKNEQGRHYLEGEFDRMGLSYFPSQSNFIMVDTGLNGDVVSHELVKEGLVVRSGTLLGYPDTVRVTVGTEEDNKRFVAALESILNNKGVK, encoded by the coding sequence ATGGCATTGAAGTTCAAAACAAGGGAAGCGGTCACACATATCGCTCCATATGTGCTAGGGAAGACGCTTCTGGACTTAAAGAAGGAGCATGGACTCAGCTCCATCAGAAAGTTATCAGAAAATGAAAATATATATGGCTGCTCCCCGAAAGTGAAAGAGTGGTTTAAAGAAAACGGAAGCGACCTGTTTTTATATCCCGACGGGGCTGCGGTGGATCTGAGTCAAAAAGTTTCAGCGTTCTTGGGCGTTCCGAAAGAACAACTCGTATTCGGGAACGGATCGGATGAAGTGATCCGGCTGTTGACGAGGGCCTATTTGAGCAGCGGAGACGAGGCGATCATGGCCGACGTGACGTTTCCAAGGTATCAGACCAATGTGTTGTTAGAGGGAGGCACACCCGTCATTGTCCCTCTCGTAGCCGGTACCCATGATTTACAGGGCATGCATGACCACATCACTCCAAGAACAAAATTGATCTTTGTCTGCAACCCCAATAATCCAACGGGGACCATCGTTGGTAAAAGGGAACTCCTGCAGTTTATCGAAAGTGTCCCATCACACGTTCTCGTGGTGGTGGATGAAGCCTATATGGAGTACGTGACAACCGATGATTATTTAGAAACCCTGCCGCTTCTTACGGCATTCGAAAACCTGATCGTCCTCAGGACATTTTCAAAAATTTATGGCCTTGCCGGGTTAAGGGTCGGGTTCGGAGTCATGAATGAGGAAATTGCTGAACAGCTCCGTAAAGTGAAGGATGTCTTCAATGTGAATACCGTTGCCCAGAAATCGGCGATCATTGCCCTGGAAGATCAGGCGTTTATAAGGGAATGCACCCATAAGAACGAACAGGGTCGTCATTACTTGGAGGGGGAATTCGACCGGATGGGCTTATCCTATTTCCCTTCTCAATCCAACTTTATCATGGTGGACACAGGCTTGAATGGGGACGTGGTGTCCCATGAACTCGTAAAAGAGGGTCTCGTCGTTCGTTCAGGAACTCTACTGGGATACCCGGACACGGTCAGGGTCACGGTTGGAACAGAAGAGGATAATAAACGATTTGTTGCAGCGCTGGAATCCATTTTGAATAACAAAGGGGTGAAGTGA
- the hppD gene encoding 4-hydroxyphenylpyruvate dioxygenase: protein MQENVAKKQVKAEEVFPVRDVDYLEYYTGNAKQAAHFFCTAFGFKTVAYSGLETGNRDTVSYVLQQNKVRLLITGSLHEGSRVSQFVKKHGDGIKDIALVVDDIEKAYSGAVERGAIEIMPPSTLEDDNGTVKKAVIGTYGDTIHTLVERKDYKGIFMPGFEKYDTALKNEDAGIIAVDHVVGNVERMEEWVEYYEKVMGFKEMRHFTNEDITTEYSALMSKVMHNGGRIKFPINEPAEGKRKSQIQEYLEFYGGPGVQHIAILTEDIVKTVGILKENGVEFLSTPDSYYEMLSERVGEIDEEISQIKELNILVDRDDEGYLLQIFTKPIVDRPTLFIEVIQRKGARGFGEGNFKALFESIEREQERRGNL from the coding sequence ATGCAAGAGAACGTGGCAAAAAAACAGGTTAAGGCAGAAGAGGTCTTCCCGGTAAGAGATGTCGATTATTTAGAATATTATACAGGCAATGCCAAGCAGGCAGCCCACTTCTTCTGTACAGCATTCGGATTTAAGACCGTTGCCTATTCAGGGCTCGAAACGGGCAATCGGGACACGGTATCCTATGTACTGCAACAAAACAAGGTGAGATTGCTCATTACAGGAAGTCTGCATGAAGGAAGCCGGGTATCCCAATTCGTGAAGAAACACGGAGATGGCATCAAAGACATCGCACTTGTCGTGGATGATATTGAAAAGGCTTACAGTGGAGCGGTGGAACGTGGTGCCATTGAAATCATGCCCCCTTCCACACTGGAAGATGATAACGGAACAGTGAAGAAAGCCGTGATTGGTACATACGGGGACACGATCCATACACTTGTGGAACGTAAAGATTACAAAGGGATTTTCATGCCTGGATTTGAAAAATATGATACCGCGCTTAAAAATGAAGATGCCGGCATCATCGCTGTCGACCACGTCGTCGGAAACGTGGAGCGCATGGAAGAGTGGGTGGAATACTACGAAAAAGTGATGGGCTTCAAGGAAATGCGTCATTTCACGAATGAGGACATCACAACAGAATATTCTGCCCTGATGTCCAAGGTCATGCATAACGGGGGCCGCATCAAATTCCCGATCAATGAACCTGCTGAAGGGAAACGCAAATCACAAATCCAGGAATATCTTGAGTTCTACGGTGGTCCGGGAGTGCAGCATATTGCCATCCTGACAGAGGATATTGTGAAGACAGTCGGGATCCTGAAAGAAAATGGAGTAGAGTTCTTAAGCACTCCTGATTCCTATTACGAAATGCTCTCAGAGCGTGTAGGTGAAATTGATGAAGAGATTTCGCAGATCAAAGAGTTGAATATTTTAGTAGACAGGGATGACGAAGGATATCTGCTTCAAATTTTCACGAAGCCGATCGTGGATCGTCCGACACTATTCATCGAAGTGATCCAGCGTAAAGGGGCGAGGGGATTCGGCGAAGGAAACTTCAAAGCATTATTCGAATCCATCGAACGCGAACAGGAACGCAGAGGGAACCTATAA
- a CDS encoding fumarylacetoacetate hydrolase family protein, which yields MKLVSFLIDGEVKAGMVQDELVVDIHAVSGGSLPKDMISIINLGDEGLKRMKELGAFSEGEEGVYPLRDVTLKAPIPRPVSIRDFYAFEEHVKTARKRRGLDVVPEWYDIPVFYFTNHLAVKGPGDPIAKPAGCEWLDYELEIACVIGKEGRNISPGSAQDFIYGYMIMNDWSARDIQKHEMKVGLGPAKGKDFATSFGPYLVTKDEMDTYRNGERLDLPMTAKVNGKHLSEGNYQDIHYTFEDMIERASKDVTLYPGEVIGSGTVGSGCILELGPEKHPWLKPGDVVELEIKGLGVLRNTIVERRKGEDHVLSSIGEHTS from the coding sequence GTGAAGTTGGTTAGTTTTTTAATAGATGGAGAAGTAAAGGCGGGGATGGTTCAGGATGAACTTGTCGTGGATATCCATGCTGTGAGCGGAGGCTCACTTCCTAAAGATATGATATCCATCATCAATCTTGGTGACGAAGGACTGAAACGGATGAAGGAGCTGGGTGCTTTTTCAGAGGGAGAAGAGGGAGTGTATCCATTACGGGACGTCACACTGAAGGCACCGATTCCAAGACCTGTGAGCATCCGGGATTTCTATGCCTTCGAAGAGCATGTGAAAACGGCCCGTAAACGGAGGGGGCTCGACGTGGTGCCGGAATGGTATGACATTCCCGTGTTTTATTTCACCAATCACTTAGCTGTAAAAGGTCCAGGCGATCCCATCGCGAAACCTGCCGGCTGTGAGTGGCTCGATTACGAGCTGGAAATCGCCTGCGTCATCGGAAAAGAAGGCAGGAACATTTCCCCAGGAAGCGCGCAAGACTTCATTTACGGCTATATGATCATGAATGACTGGAGTGCAAGGGACATCCAGAAGCATGAAATGAAAGTCGGGCTCGGTCCTGCGAAAGGAAAGGATTTTGCCACGTCATTCGGACCTTATTTAGTGACGAAGGATGAGATGGATACGTATCGAAACGGGGAACGTCTTGATCTGCCCATGACGGCAAAAGTGAATGGGAAGCACTTATCCGAGGGGAATTATCAGGATATTCATTATACATTTGAAGACATGATCGAGCGCGCATCGAAAGACGTCACCCTGTATCCCGGTGAGGTGATCGGATCCGGTACGGTCGGCAGCGGCTGCATTTTAGAGCTTGGTCCCGAGAAGCATCCGTGGTTGAAGCCCGGGGACGTAGTGGAATTAGAGATTAAGGGATTAGGAGTATTAAGGAATACGATTGTAGAGAGAAGAAAGGGGGAAGACCATGTACTATCGTCAATTGGGGAACATACCTCATAA
- the lpdA gene encoding dihydrolipoyl dehydrogenase — protein sequence MVVGEITEEKDVIIIGGGPGGYHAAIRAACLGRQVTLIEREDLGGTCLNKGCIPSKVFTHFAQEFKKTKHLKEMGMEFGEVEANLATLQHYKNKKITQLRTGVESLCKANKVEIIKGTASFLSESRIGVENGHEFSLLNFKEAIVATGGDFHYPDEIIFNDDTVLKERQVFELEDIPRELIMYGADYISLEIASVFCTLGSRVTLILREELALDPSLSKELSRQLKKQKISVIKDCVLKKASEREGHVLAELKNEEGETVSIEGSHFVVSGQVKPNLSDLGLDRLRIETTGRGYIQTDREGRTSIPHIWAIGDVTEGPSLAVKAIKQGKAAAEAMAGLPVEVDLRFVPTVVQMSPPIAYAGLTEEEAKSEGYSVTVSENPVRGNGYAQLTEEKDGFVKVVSDSETDVILGVHMMGMGAVELITAGVMGLEMAARDEDFRFPLYPHPSMNETMLEAVEGLKGDAVHMPPRKKEPVR from the coding sequence ATGGTAGTAGGGGAAATTACAGAAGAAAAAGATGTCATTATCATCGGAGGAGGTCCCGGAGGCTATCACGCAGCCATCAGAGCAGCCTGCCTTGGCAGACAGGTCACCCTGATCGAACGGGAGGACCTGGGGGGCACCTGCTTGAATAAAGGCTGCATCCCGTCAAAGGTATTCACTCATTTTGCCCAGGAATTCAAAAAGACGAAGCATCTGAAGGAGATGGGGATGGAGTTCGGGGAAGTGGAAGCAAACCTTGCGACTCTTCAACACTATAAAAATAAAAAAATCACCCAGCTCCGGACCGGTGTGGAATCCCTCTGTAAAGCAAACAAGGTTGAAATCATTAAAGGGACGGCTTCATTCCTGTCCGAATCCCGTATCGGAGTCGAAAACGGACATGAATTCAGTCTTCTGAATTTTAAAGAGGCGATTGTCGCAACAGGTGGAGACTTTCACTATCCGGATGAAATCATCTTCAATGATGATACGGTCCTGAAGGAAAGACAGGTGTTCGAGCTGGAAGACATCCCCAGGGAACTGATCATGTATGGGGCAGATTATATTTCACTGGAGATTGCCTCCGTTTTCTGCACATTGGGTAGTCGGGTCACGTTAATCCTGAGGGAAGAATTAGCATTGGATCCCTCCCTTTCCAAAGAATTGTCCAGGCAGTTAAAAAAGCAGAAAATCAGTGTCATCAAAGATTGCGTACTGAAAAAGGCCAGTGAGAGGGAAGGACATGTCCTTGCAGAGCTCAAAAACGAAGAGGGAGAAACGGTCTCCATCGAAGGTTCTCACTTTGTTGTGAGCGGCCAAGTAAAACCGAATCTATCAGATCTCGGTCTCGACCGCCTTCGTATCGAAACAACCGGGCGGGGATATATCCAGACAGATCGGGAGGGACGGACCTCCATTCCCCATATTTGGGCGATCGGGGATGTGACGGAAGGTCCGTCCCTCGCCGTGAAGGCGATCAAGCAGGGGAAGGCAGCTGCAGAGGCAATGGCGGGACTTCCGGTAGAGGTGGATCTGCGGTTCGTGCCTACGGTGGTGCAGATGAGTCCCCCGATTGCGTACGCAGGCCTTACAGAAGAGGAAGCGAAGAGTGAAGGGTATTCGGTCACGGTGAGTGAGAACCCTGTCAGGGGAAATGGGTACGCCCAGCTCACAGAGGAGAAGGACGGATTCGTCAAAGTCGTGTCTGACAGTGAAACGGATGTGATCCTTGGTGTCCATATGATGGGAATGGGGGCGGTCGAGCTGATCACGGCAGGTGTAATGGGACTCGAAATGGCAGCGAGGGATGAGGACTTTCGCTTTCCGCTCTATCCCCACCCCAGCATGAATGAGACCATGCTCGAAGCGGTCGAAGGGTTAAAGGGGGACGCCGTCCATATGCCTCCCAGAAAAAAGGAACCAGTGAGATGA